The Polaromonas sp. SP1 DNA window AAGGCGCAGGGCCCACCCGCCGTCTAACATGGCGCCATGCGCACCACCCACCTGCTTTACCTGCACGGCTTTCGCTCTTCGCCCCTGTCCACCAAAGCCAAAAAAATGGCGGCCCTGGTACAGGCGCGCCACCCGGCCGTGCGCTGGTGGTGCCCTCAACTGCCGGCCTCGCCCAAAGCCGCGCTGCAGATGATTCAGGATGAAATAACCGGCTGGCCGCGGCAGGCCGGCTACGAAAGCATGGCGGTGATCGGCTCGTCGCTGGGCGGGTTTTACGCCACCGCCGTGGCGGAGCGCACCGGCTGCCGCGCCGTGCTGCTGAATCCGGCCGTGGAGCCGGCGCGCGACCTGGCCGGTTATATCGGCGAACAAACGACCTGGCAAAACCCGAATGAACACTTCTTCTTCGAGCCGCACTTTGTGGACGAGCTCGAGGCCCAGCACGCCGGGCCGTTGAAGGCGCCCAAAAACTACTTCGCCGTGATCGCCAAGGGCGACGAGGTGCTGGACTGGCGCGAAATGACGGCGCGCTATGCGGGCGCGCGCATCAAGCTGCTGGAAGGCGGCGACCATGCACTGAGCGACTTTGACGCGCATGTGCCTGAAATTCTCGATTTCCTGGCTTTGGCCTGAAATCTCCCCGAACGGGGCCTGATTACACTAGTCCCAAGTCATCAAAGACACCAAAGGGATCCCGTTTTGTTTGTATTGTTTGAAGAAGCCGGCAAGTTTCTGGCCGGCCGCATTTTGTCCGAGAGCGACGCCTCGCTGCAGGTCGAGCTCGACTCGGGCAAGCGCGTGAAGGTCAAGGGCGTCAACGCCCTGCTGCGATTTGAAAAACCCTCGCCTGCCGACATGGTGGCCGCGGGCCAGAAATTGAGCCAGGACATCGAGCTCGACCTGGCCTGGGAATTTGCCAGCGAAGAAGAATTCGGTTTTGCCGACCTGGCGCGCGACTACTTCAGCGCCGACGGCAAGGCCGCCACGCTGGAGCAGCAGGCCGCCGCCCTCTTTCGCCTGTACGACGCGCCGCATTACTTTCGCCGCGCTGGCAAGGGCCGCTTCAAAAAAGCCCCCGCCGAAATCCTGCAGCAGGCGCTGGCCGCCATCGAGAAAAAGAAACAGATCGCAGCACAGATCACCGCCTGGGCCGAAGAACTGGGCCGCGGCGAATGTCCGGCGCCGGTGCGCGAGCAGCTGTACAAAATCCTTTTCAAGCCCGACAAAAACAGCGCTGAATACAAGGCTGTGGTCGAGGCCTCGCGCGCCACGCACACCGCGCCGCTCGATCTGCTGCAAAAGTCCGGCGCCATCGCTTCGCCCTACCAGTTCCACTGGAAGCGCTTTCTGTTTGAAAACTTCCCCAAGGGCACCGGCTTCCCCGCGCTGCAGGCGCCTGAAGTCAAGGACGAGCTGCCGCTTGCCGACGTGAAGGCGTTTTCCATCGACGACTCGGCCACCACCGAGATCGACGACGCGCTCTCCGTGCAAGGCCTGGGCAGTGGCACCGTCACGCTGGGCATCCACATCGCCGCCCCCGGCCTGGCCGTCTTGCCCGGCAGCCCGATTGACACCGTGGGCCGCGCGCGGCTGTCCACCGTCTACATGCCCGGCTACAAGCTGACCATGCTGCCCGACGAGATCGTCAAAAGCTACACGCTGCAGGAAGGCCGCAACTGCCCTTCCCTGTCGCTGTACATCACGCTGGACGAAGCCACGCTGGAGATCAAGGACAGCGTGACCCGGCTGGAGCAGGTGCCCATCGTCAGCAACCTGCGCCACGACGTGCTGGACAGCACTTTCACCGAGGCCTTTTTTGAAGCCGCGCAAACCACCCCTCCCACCGGCGTTGAGTGGGGCGTGGAGCTGAGCTTTTTGCACCGCCTGGCCAAACACCTGAAGGCGCAGCGCGAAGTCGCACGCGGCAAGCCCGAGAACTTCAACCGGCCCGATTACAACTTCCGCCTGGACAACCCCACGGGTGCCGAGCCCCAGGGCAACGAGGCCGTCAGCATCAGCACCCGCCAGCGCGGCGCGCCGCTGGATTTGATCGTGGCCGAGGCGATGATTCTGGCCAACAGCACCTGGGGCCAGTGGCTGGCCGAGCACGGTGTGCCCGGCATTTACCGCAGCCAGGCGAGCCTGGCGCCCGGCGTGAAGGTGCGCATGGGCACCAAGGCCTTGCCGCATGCGGGCCTGGGCGTGAAAAGTTATGCCTGGAGCACCTCGCCGCTGCGCCGCTACACCGACCTGGTCAACCAGTGGCAAATCATTGCCTGTGCGCGCCACGGCCGCACGGCCGCGCTGGCTGCCCCCTTCAAGCCCAAAGACGCCGAGCTGTTTTCCATCATCTCGGGTTTTGATGCGGCCTACAGCGCCTACAACGGTTTCCAGGCCGGTATCGAGCGCTACTGGACGCTCAAATACCTGCAGCAAAACAACATCACCGAGCTCACCGCCACCGCCTTCAAGGACAACCTGGTGCGCGCCGACGAGTTGCCACTGGTGCTGCCGGCCGTGGGTGCGCAGGGCCTGCCGCGCGGCGCGAAAGTGCGCGTCAAGCTGGGCGAGATCGACGAGATCACGCTGGATATTTCAGGCACGGTGATCGAGCGGCTGGATGTCGACATCGACGAGTCGCCGGACCCGCTGGGCGAGGAAGACGGCGAGTCCGAGATGGCGGCCGGCCCGATCTCGATTGCCGTCGATGTCAATGAGCCACAAACCGATGCCGCCGCTGCGGCCCCGGTGGCAGGTTGACACCGGAATGCATGCATAAGCCCCGATAATCTGCTCTGTGAAATCCCCGAGCACACTGCAAATCGCTTTAGGCGCATCCATCGCGTTCCACGTGGTGTTGCTGACGGTGCGTTTTGTCGACCCGGAGCGTTTTAACCGCGTCTTCCAGGACACGCCGCTGGAAGTGATCCTGGTCAACGCCAAGTCCAACGAAAAGCCGGATTTCGCCAAGGCCATTGCGCAGGCGTCCCTCGCCGGCGGCGGCGAGGCCGAAAAAGGCCGGGCCACTTCGCCGCTGCCGCCATCGGCCCTGATGGAGCTGGGCGACGCCACCGAAGACGCGCAGCGCAAGGTCGAGTCGCTGCAGGAGCAGCAAACCCAGCTGCTGGCGCAGATCAAGAAACAGCTGGCCTCCATGCCGCCGCCCGACCTGACGCAGCCCGCCAACAACCCCGCACAGGCCGAGCGCGAAGAAAAGCGCAAGCAGCTCATCAAGATCCTGGCCGAGATCGAACGCCGCATCAACGAAGAAAATGCACGGCCCAAAAAGCGCTACATCAGCCCGGCCACGCGCGAAGAGGTCTACGCCGTGTACTACGACGAGCTGCGCCGCAAGATCGAAGACAAGGGCACCGTCAACTTCCCCGAGCAGGCCGGCAAAAAACTGTATGGCGAGCTCACCATGGTCGTCACCGTGAATTTCGACGGCAGCGTGATCGACACCGAAGTCGTGCAGACCTCGGGCAACCTGACGCTGGACCGGCGCGCGCAAAGCATCGTGCGCGGTACCGGGCCTTTCGGTAAATTCAGCGACGCCATGCGCCGCAAGGCCGACCAGATCGTCGTGGTGTCGCGCTTCAAGTTCACGCGCGACGACACGCTTGAGACCAAACTCACGAGCCGTTGAGGTCGCGCCATGGATCAGTACTACGTCCTGGGCAACCCGATCGCGCACAGCAAATCGCCGCTGATCCACGCGCGCTTTGCCGAACTGACCGGCCAGACGCTGCAGTACGAACGCCTGCTGGTGCCGCTGGATGCCTTTGCCGCCACGCTGGCGCAACTGGCACAAGACGGCGTTAAAGGCTGCAACATCACCGTCCCTTTCAAACTTGAAGCCTTTGAAGCTGCCGCCACGCTGACCGACCGCGCGCAACTGGCCCGGGCCGCCAACACGCTCAAACTGGACGGCGGCCTCATCCATGCCGACAACACCGACGGCGTAGGCCTGGTGAACGACATCCAGAACAACGCCGGTGTTTCGCTGGCCGGGCGCGATGTGCTGCTGATAGGCGCGGGCGGCGCGGGGGCCGGTGCGCTGGCGCCGCTGCTGGCGGCCGGGCCGCGCCGGCTGGTGCTGGTCAACCGCACACGGGCCAAGGCCGATGCGCTGGTGGACAGCCACAAGGCGCATCCCTCCATGCAGGCTTTGCTACAAAAAACAGAGCTACAAGCCCAGGACCTGCCTGGGCTGCAGGGCAATTTCGATGTAATCATCAATGCCAGCGCCAGCAGCCTGGCCGGCGCCGGCGTGCCGGTGGCGGCCTGCGTACTCAAGCCCGGCGCGCTGGCCTGCGACATGATGTATGGCCCCGCGGCCGCCGGCTTTATGGTCTGGGCCAAAGACCACGGCGCCACGCCGCGCGACGGTCTGGGCATGTTGGTGGAGCAAGCCGCCGAGGCCTTCGAAATCTGGCGCAAGGTGCGCCCGCCGTCCGCGCAGGTGCTGCGGGAAATGCGGGCGCAGTTCGGATGAAAGCGCTGCTCCGCTTGCTGGGCCTGGGGCTGATCGCCGGGCTGGCGCTGCAGCTCTTTTTTGTGGCGCGCATCGCCATGATGGCTGTGGTGAACCCGGAGTCGACCGCCTTCCAGCGCTCGGAGGCTTATCTCATCGCGCGCAACACCGGCGCCCTGAAATGGCGCCAGCAGTGGGTGCCTTACAGCGAGCTGCCGGCACACCTCAAGCGCGCCGTCATCGCCTCGGAAGACGCGAGTTTTGCCGAGCACGACGGCGTGGACATGGAAGCGCTGGAAAAAGCCTGGGACAAAAACGCCAAGGCCGAGCAGCGCGCCGCGCAGTCGGCCAGCCGGCTGGCCCCGGCCAACAAGGCGGCCGCAACCCCGGCCAAGCCCCCCAAAATCGTGGGCGGCTCCACCATCACGCAGCAGCTGGCCAAAAACCTCTTTTTGTCGGGTGAACGCACCTTGCTGCGCAAAGGCCAGGAGCTGGTGCTGACGCTGATGCTGGAGGCGCTGCTGAGCAAGGAACGCATCCTGGAGATCTACCTCAACAGCGTGGAATGGGGTGAAGGCATTTTTGGCGCCGAGGCTGCGGCCCAGCACTACTACCGCAAGCCCGCAGCCAAGCTCAGCGCCTACGAGGCCGCGCGCCTGGCCGTGATGCTGCCCCGGCCCAAGTACTTTGAAACCCGGCCGGCCTCGGGTTACCTCGCCTCACGCGCCGGCACCATCGTGGCGCGCATGGGCGGCGTGGAACTGCCCTAGAACCCGTTCACGGTCAGCGCTTGACCACCAGCGAAGCCACGCCGGCCTCCCGGTTGCGGCCCACATCGGTTTGCAGGCTGCCCACCGGCGCCGTGCTGGTGTAAGTGCCGGCCGCCGAAGCCCGCACCTTGATCGAAACCGTGCACCCGCCGCTGCGGATGCCCATGCCGGCATCGACTGTCACCGTGCTGCCGCCTGGCGCGGCGCTGACCGAACCCAGGCAGTCGCCGCCCAGGCCCGACGGGTTGGCCACCACCAGGCCGGCGGGCAGCGTCTGCGCGAAAGGCGCGGCCAATACTGCGGCGCGACTGCCGGTGCTGTTGAAATGCAGCTCCAGCGTGCTGGTGCCACCGGGTGCAATCGTCGTGGGCGTGAAGACCTGGTTGATCGCGGGCGGGTTGGCCGCGTTGCCGGTCACCATCAGGTCGCGCACCTCGTGCACATTTTTGGCGCCGCCCGTGCTGCCGGCCACCCCCACGCTCAGCGCGGCGGGCGCCGCATAGGGGAAGTCGGTGTTGGACAGCAGGCGCCGGAAGGGGCCGGCCGTGCCGTCGCGCACATCGACATTGATGGTGTAGCCCACGCCGGCGGTCTTGGGCGTCAGCGTCATCACCACCTGGCGCAGCAACGGGCGCGCGGTGGCCGTGGCCTGGTCCACGTTGCCGGGCATGGGCACATGGGCAATAAAGGGGTTGCTGGCCGTGACGGGGCCGCGCAGCACCAGTGCCTGCGGCGCGCCGCCGGGACCGCCGCCGCCCGAGCAGTTGTCGGCCGGGCTGGAGAAATTGCCGTATTCATCCAGCGCCAGCGCCAGGTAGCCGCCGGCGCCCTTGCAATAACCCAGGCCACCGCCGGGCAGCGCACCGGCCATGTTTTGTGTGGCGTCATAAAGGAAGACCGAGATGCCGTCTGCGCCCGGCGCGCCGCCGCCCCACGAGGCATAGCTGAACGCCAGCGTCACGCCGCCCTGCGCACTGAAGCTGGCGGCGGTGTAGCGCACATTGCCCTGCGCACTGCCGACATTGCCCGTGAGCCGGAGCCAGCCGGCGCCTTCGGCATCGGCGACGGGTGCGGTCAGCGCCACCGACCCGCCCGGGCTCCAGCCCGCATCGAGTGTGGAGGCCGAGAAACGCCCGTGCACCTGGAACTGGCCCCAGGCGGCGCACGACAGCGCCAGGCACGCACCGCCGGCAAGCCAGCGGGACAGGAAAGCCGCGCGCCTGGGCGCAGCGAAAGATGGGGAAGTGTGGAGTTTCAGCATCGGCTACGAACGGAAGTATTAATAAGTATGCGCATCTTGCTATGTACCAGAATAGTTTGAATCGCGCCAGACGGTCACGGCGGGAACGTATCATCGGCGCCATGCTTGCCAAAATAATGAGCCTTTTCCTGCTGGGCCTGATCCGTACGCTCACAGGCGCACAGGCCCGCTGGCTGGGCTGCCCGCCCAAGGCCGAACAGCGGATTTACTTCGCCAACCACCAAAGCCACGCCGACCTGGTGCTGATGTGGGCGGCGCTGCCCGAAGAGCTGCGCAGCATCACCCGCCCCATCGCCGCCAAAGATTACTGGACCAAAACGCCGTTCAAGAAGTGGATCACCACGGCGGTCTTCAACGCCATTTACGTCGACCGCGCCAAGACCGGCGACCAGGACCCGCTGGAGCCGCTGATCGAGGCGCTGACCAACGGCGACTCCATCATCCTGTTCCCCGAAGGCACACGCGGCAACCAGGAAGAGCCGCAAAAATTCAAGGCCGGCCTCTACAACCTGGCGCTGAAGTTTCCCCACGTCGTGCTGGTGCCGGCCTGGATCAACAACGTGCAGCGCGTCATGCCCAAGGGCGAAGTCGTGCCGGTGCCCATCCTGTGCTCGGTCACCTATGGCGCGCCGATTTCGCTGGCCCCGGGTGAAGACCGCGGCGAATTCCTGGCGCGCGCGCGCCAGGCCGTCATCGACCTCAGGGAAACCTGACCCCAAGGCCCGGATTCCTGATGAACACCTTCTTGCGCAACCTTTCCCCCTCGCACCAGGTCGGCCTGCTGTTTGTGCTGGTCTTCGGCGTGCTGGCCATCATCAGCGCGGTGGCCTTTGTGATGTCGCTCAAGGACACGCACGAGGACGACCTGCACACCGACAAGCTCAAGGAATTCAACGGCCTGCTGCGCACCTCCTGGCTGATGTCGACGGTGTTCTGGATAGGCTGGACGCTGGGCGAGACCGTGGCCACGGTGCTGTTCGCCGTGGTGGCGTTTTTTGCGCTGCGCGAGTTCATCACGCTCTCCCCCACCCGCCAGGGCGACCACCGCAGCCTGGTGCTGGCGTTTTTTGTGGTGCTGCCGGTGCAGTTCGCGCTGGTGATCACGCGGCGCTTTGATTTGGTCACCGTGTTCATTCCGGTGTACGTGTTCCTGGCGATCCCGGTGGTGAGCGCACTGGCCGACGACCCGCAGCGCTTCCTGGAGCGCAACGCCAAGCTGCAGTGGGGCATCATGGTCTGCGTCTACGGCATCAGCCACGTGCCGGCCCTGCTGCTGCTGAAGTTTCCCAACTACGACGGCAAGAACGCCTTCCTGGTGTTCTTCCTGGTGTTTGTGGTGCAGACCTGCATGATCGTGGAGCACCTGGTGGGCCGCAAGCTGCAGCGCCCGCCCAGTGCGCCCAATGTGAGCAAGAGTTTTAACTGGACCAGCTGGCTGATCGCCGTGGTCGTGGCCAGCCTGCTGGGCGGCCTGCTGGCGGGCCTCACACCCTTCAAGCCCGCGCAGGCCGTCGCCATGGCTTTCATCGCCTGCGTGTCGGGCTCGCTCGGGCACCTGGTGATGAAGGCCCTCAAGCGCGACCGCGGCATTCCCAACTGGGGCAAGCGCGGCGTGGGCGTCACGGGCGCCAGCGGACTGCTCGACAGGGTCGATGCGCTGTGCTTCGGCGCACCGATCTTCTTCCACTCGGTTCGATGGTATTTTGGCCTCTAGCCCTTACTGTACCTTGACCAGTAGCTACAAAATTCATAGCAGATGCGCATCCTAGGCATAGACCCCGGCCTGCAGACGTCCGGCTTCGGCGTGGTCGATGTGGATGGCCAACACCTGCGCTACGTGGCCAGCGGCACCATCAAGACCACCCACCTGGAGCGCGCCGATCTGCCGGGCCGGCTCAAGGTGCTTTTTGAAGGTGTGTGCGAGGTGGTCGAGCGCTACCAGCCCGACGCCGCCTCGGTCGAAATCATTTTTGTCAACGTCAACCCGCAGGCGACGCTGCTGCTGGGCCAGGCGCGCGGGGCCTGCATCACCGCGCTGGTGTCACGCGAACTTTCGGTGGCTGAATACACTGCGCTGCAGCTCAAAAAAGCCGTGGCCGGCTACGGCAAGGCCGGCAAGGCCGAGGTGCAGGAGATGGTGATGCGGCTGCTAAAGCTGCCCTCGCTGCCCGGCAAGGATGCGGCCGATGCGCTGGGCCTGGCAATTACCCACGCCCATGTGGGCAGCGCGATGGCGCGGCTGGCGCAGGCCAGCGGCACGGGCGCGCCAATGACGGGAAATTACCGGGGTGGTCGAAGCCGATAGATTTTTACCTTGAGCGCCCGCATCTCAGCAAAGGCGTTAGCGTCCGGTATTTTTTGCCGGGCCACAGCGATCGGAGGGATTCAAGACAGTCTTGCATTGCTGAAACGCCTCTTCTTTTGACCCCGCGAGGCATCTGAAAAGGTGCGAAGCATTCCTGGCTTCATAGTACGCGCGCCATAAGGCGTCGCATTCCGTTCCTGTTTGACCTTTAGAAGACTGGCCTGCTGAACCAGGAGCAGCAGATCCTGGACTGGCAGGCGGGAGCCGGGCGGCCTCGTCACGAATTCGTTCGGCCTCCAGGGCGGCCAGCCGATCGCGATCCCTGGCAGCACGTGCGGCAGCCGTCGCACGCTCGCTTTCGGGCACCTGAAACTTCCCGGAGTTGATTTTGGTCGCGACGGCCTTATAGCGTTCCGGAACAGAATCGGCGACGTGCGTGCGGCCATGCTCGTCCACCCAGCGTCATATATCGGCGGCATGGCAAAGGCCGGCAACACACACCAAGACGATAGCGGCCAATCCTTTCACCGCAGTCCCCCGGGTAAATTTGTTGCAGCGAATCACGGCGTTAACTGCGCTGAGATGCTGCGGCAGACTGACTACACACGATCAAGTATCAATATCGCAAAAAAGACGAAGGCGGCAACCAGCGTCCAGATGAGGAGGGTCAGCCCCACACGTTTATAGCGGTCCTTCGACGTCAGCGCGTAGGCCGCAAAAAATCCAGCCGACACAAAAAGCAGCAGGAAAATAGCGACGCGGAAAACTGCCATGGGTGATTTTGCTTACTCGCAGGCTACCAGGCGCGCGCCAGCGTCGCAAAACCCTGCGGCGCTTTTTTCTCGTCCTCGAAGGTCACGACCTCGTAGGCGTCCTTGTGCGCCAGCAATTCGCGCAGCAGCTTGTTGTTCATCGCGTGGCCGGAGCGGAACGCGCTGTAGGCCGCCAGCATCGGCTTGCCCAGCAAATACAGGTCGCCCATGGCGTCGAGGATCTTGTGCTTCACGAACTCGTCGTTGTAGCGCAGGCCGTCGCTGTTGAGTACCTTGTAGTCGTCCATCACGATGGCGTTGTCCAGCCCGCCGCCCAGCGCCAGGCCGTTGGCACGCATCATTTCCACGTCTTTGGTAAAGCCGAAGGTGCGGGCCCTGGCGATGTCGCGCGTGTAAACGCCCGAGCCCATGTCGAACTCCACGCGCTGGCCGGTCGAGTCCACCGCCGGGTGGTCAAAATCAATTTCAAAGCTGAGCTTGTAGCCTTCGTAAGGACTCAGGCGCGCCCACTTGGTGTTGGCGCCCTCGCCTTCGCGCACCTCCACCGGCTTGATCACACGGATAAAACGTTTGGGCGCAGCCTGCAGTGCAATGCCCGCCGACTGCAGCAAAAACACGAACGACGAAGCCGAGCCATCCAGGATCGGCACTTCTTCAGCCGTGATGTCCACATACAGGTTGTCGATGCCCAGGCCCGCACAGGCCGACATCAAATGCTCAACCGTGTGCACCTTGGCGCTGCCGCTCGAGATCGTCGACGCCAGCCGCGTGTCCGTCACCGACTGCGCAGAGATCACGATGTCCACCGGCTGCGGCAAATCCACCCGGCGAAACACAATCCCCGTGTCCGGCGCCGCAGGCCGCAAAGTCAACTCCACCCGCTGCCCACTGTGCAGGCCCACGCCCACGGCTTTGGTCAGTGACTTAAGGGTTCTTTGGGCAAGCATGGTGTCTATTTTAGGTGGCGCAAAGCCATTTCAAGGGTAGGGGATAGCAATGCCGGGCATAGGCAGAGTGCATTGGGCGACCTCACGACCCTGCGGCCTCAGCGACGAGCACCCGGCCCACTACCCAAAGCGATTGGTCGAACGGAAAGCGTAGCGAGCGGGCTGAGGTTGCGTAGAGGAGCGGAACCGTACTCGGGTACGGCGAGCACCGCAAGCGCAAGATCGGGACGCGCAGTAGCTTTACATCCGCCCCGCCGCCGGGCCGCCCCAAGGCGGGGCAGCCCCCTCGGGGGGCAGCGCAGTACGCGAAGCGACAAGCGTGGGGGCCAGGTTAATCGGCTTGTTTGCGGAGGAAGGCGGGAATCTCGAAATCGTCCATCCCGCCAGAAGCCAGCGCATCCACCTTCGCAGCCGCCTGCGTCCGGTTGGTACGCCAGACGCTAGGCACCGACATATTCCCGTAGTCAGGCTGGGCCGATCCCGTGGCCATCTGCGGTGCACCACCAGCAGTGCCTGCCGTCGCATTCAACGTAGGCACATTAAACGGCACGTTGTCAGTACCGGTGCGCAGCACCTGCAGCGGCGGCGCATGGCGGCGCACGCCCTGGCGCGACAAACCCGTCGCGACCACGGTCACGCGGATGTCGTCGCCCAGCTCGTCGTCATAAGCCGTGCCGTAGATCACATGCGCATCCGGCGAAGCGTAAGCGCGGATGGTGTTCATCGCCAGCTTGGATTCGCTCAGCTTGAGCGAGCCCTTGGCGGCCGAGATCAGCACCAGCACGCCCTTGGCGCCCGACAGGTCGATGCCTTCGAGCAGCGGGCAAGCCACGGCTTGTTCGGCAGCGATGCGCGCGCGGTCGGGGCCATTGGCCTTGGCCGTGCCCATCATGGCCTTGCCGGGCTCGCCCATCACGGTGCGCACGTCTTCAAAGTCGACGTTCACATGGCCGGGAACATTGATGATCTCGGCAATGCCGCCCACGGCGTTTTTCAGCACGTCGTTGGCATGGGCAAACGCCTCGTCCTGCGTGACGTCGTCGCCCAGCACTTCGAGCAGCTTCTCGTTCAGCACCACGATCAGCGAATCGACGTTCGCTTCCAGCTCGGCCAGGCCGAGGTCGGCATTGGTCATGCGGCGGCCGCCTTCAAACTCGAAAGGCTTGGTCACCACACCGACGGTGAGGATGCCCATTTCTTTCGCGATGCGCGCGATCACCGGCGCCGCGCCGGTGCCCGTGCCGCCGCCCATGCCGGCGGTGATGAACAGCATGTGCGCGCCGTCAATCGCGCTGCGAATGTCGTCCGCCGCCAGTTCGGCCGCGTCACGGCCCTTGTCGGGCTTGCTGCCCGCGCCCAAGCCGCTGTTGCCCAGCTGGATGGTCTTGTGCGCGCTGCCGCGGCTGAGCGCCTGTGCGTCGGTGTTGGCGCAGATGAACTCGACGCCTTGCACGCCGCATTCGATCATGTGCCCGACCGCGTTGCCGCCGCCGCCGCCCACGCCGATCACCTTGATCTGCGTGCCCTGGTTGAACTCTTCGATTTCAATCATTTCGATGCTCATTGGGAGCCTCCTAATCAATAAACTGCAGTTGCCAATAGTTGGAAATTTGTACTTATGCTTGACATGGCGTCGTCACGCAGGGGGGTCCGCCCCGCCTGAATGCATACAACGCGAAGGCCTGCCGATAAAAGTGGAATAGGTTTTCATGGTCAGAAGTTCCCCACAAACCAGTCTTTGACCCGGCCGAATGCGTTGTGCACGCTGCCCGCTTTTTGCGACACCTTGTAGCCCCGCATGCGCGCCAGCCGGGCTTCCTCGAGCAGGCCCATGACAGTAGCCGCTCTCGCCTGGGCCACCATGTCGGACAAAGCGCTCGAATAACGCGGTATGCCGCGCCGAACCGGCTTGAGGAAGATGTCTTCGCCAAGCTCGACCATGCCGGGCATGACCGCGCTGCCGCCCGTGATGACGATGCCTGAAGAGAGAACTTCTTCGTACCCGGACTCACGGATCACCTGCTGGACCAGCGAGAAAATTTCTTCAATGCGCGGCTCGATCACACCGGCCAGCGCCTGTTTGCTCAGCATGCGCGGGCCGCGGTCGCCCAGGCCCGGGACTTCCACCTGCGTGTCCGGGTCGGCCAGCAGCTGCTTGGCATAACCGCTTTCGACCTTGATGTCTTCGGCATCCTTGGTGGGGGTGCGCAGCGCCATGGCGATATCGCTGGTGATCAGGTCGCCGGCAATCGGGATCACCGCCGTGTGCCGGATGGCGCCACCGGTAAAGATGGCGACGTCGGTGGTGCCGGCGCCGATATCGACCAGCGCCACACCGAGCTCCTGCTCGTCCTGTGTCAGCACCGACAGGCTCGACGCCAGCGGGTTGAGCATCAGCTGGTCGACCTCCAGCCCGCAGCGCCGCACGCACTTGATGATGTTTTCAGCCGCGCTTTGCGCGCCGGTGACGATGTGCACCTTGGCCTCGAGGCGAATGCCGCTCATGCCGATGGGTTCGCGCACGTCCTGGCCGTCGATGACAAACTCTTGCGGTTCCACCAGCAGCAGGCGCTGGTCGGTCGAGATGTTGATGGCCTTGGCCGTCTCGATCACCCGCGCCACGTCGGCCTGCGTGACTTCCTTGTCTTTCACCGCGACCATGCCGCTGGAGTTGATGCCGCGGATGTGGCTGCCGGTGATGCCGGTGTAGACACGCGCGATCTTGCAATCGGCCATCAGCTCGGCCTCTTTCAGCGCCTGCTGGATGCTTTGCACCGTGGCAT harbors:
- a CDS encoding 1-acyl-sn-glycerol-3-phosphate acyltransferase; protein product: MLAKIMSLFLLGLIRTLTGAQARWLGCPPKAEQRIYFANHQSHADLVLMWAALPEELRSITRPIAAKDYWTKTPFKKWITTAVFNAIYVDRAKTGDQDPLEPLIEALTNGDSIILFPEGTRGNQEEPQKFKAGLYNLALKFPHVVLVPAWINNVQRVMPKGEVVPVPILCSVTYGAPISLAPGEDRGEFLARARQAVIDLRET
- a CDS encoding energy transducer TonB, which translates into the protein MKSPSTLQIALGASIAFHVVLLTVRFVDPERFNRVFQDTPLEVILVNAKSNEKPDFAKAIAQASLAGGGEAEKGRATSPLPPSALMELGDATEDAQRKVESLQEQQTQLLAQIKKQLASMPPPDLTQPANNPAQAEREEKRKQLIKILAEIERRINEENARPKKRYISPATREEVYAVYYDELRRKIEDKGTVNFPEQAGKKLYGELTMVVTVNFDGSVIDTEVVQTSGNLTLDRRAQSIVRGTGPFGKFSDAMRRKADQIVVVSRFKFTRDDTLETKLTSR
- a CDS encoding transglycosylase domain-containing protein, translated to MKALLRLLGLGLIAGLALQLFFVARIAMMAVVNPESTAFQRSEAYLIARNTGALKWRQQWVPYSELPAHLKRAVIASEDASFAEHDGVDMEALEKAWDKNAKAEQRAAQSASRLAPANKAAATPAKPPKIVGGSTITQQLAKNLFLSGERTLLRKGQELVLTLMLEALLSKERILEIYLNSVEWGEGIFGAEAAAQHYYRKPAAKLSAYEAARLAVMLPRPKYFETRPASGYLASRAGTIVARMGGVELP
- a CDS encoding ribonuclease catalytic domain-containing protein, with the protein product MFVLFEEAGKFLAGRILSESDASLQVELDSGKRVKVKGVNALLRFEKPSPADMVAAGQKLSQDIELDLAWEFASEEEFGFADLARDYFSADGKAATLEQQAAALFRLYDAPHYFRRAGKGRFKKAPAEILQQALAAIEKKKQIAAQITAWAEELGRGECPAPVREQLYKILFKPDKNSAEYKAVVEASRATHTAPLDLLQKSGAIASPYQFHWKRFLFENFPKGTGFPALQAPEVKDELPLADVKAFSIDDSATTEIDDALSVQGLGSGTVTLGIHIAAPGLAVLPGSPIDTVGRARLSTVYMPGYKLTMLPDEIVKSYTLQEGRNCPSLSLYITLDEATLEIKDSVTRLEQVPIVSNLRHDVLDSTFTEAFFEAAQTTPPTGVEWGVELSFLHRLAKHLKAQREVARGKPENFNRPDYNFRLDNPTGAEPQGNEAVSISTRQRGAPLDLIVAEAMILANSTWGQWLAEHGVPGIYRSQASLAPGVKVRMGTKALPHAGLGVKSYAWSTSPLRRYTDLVNQWQIIACARHGRTAALAAPFKPKDAELFSIISGFDAAYSAYNGFQAGIERYWTLKYLQQNNITELTATAFKDNLVRADELPLVLPAVGAQGLPRGAKVRVKLGEIDEITLDISGTVIERLDVDIDESPDPLGEEDGESEMAAGPISIAVDVNEPQTDAAAAAPVAG
- the aroE gene encoding shikimate dehydrogenase codes for the protein MDQYYVLGNPIAHSKSPLIHARFAELTGQTLQYERLLVPLDAFAATLAQLAQDGVKGCNITVPFKLEAFEAAATLTDRAQLARAANTLKLDGGLIHADNTDGVGLVNDIQNNAGVSLAGRDVLLIGAGGAGAGALAPLLAAGPRRLVLVNRTRAKADALVDSHKAHPSMQALLQKTELQAQDLPGLQGNFDVIINASASSLAGAGVPVAACVLKPGALACDMMYGPAAAGFMVWAKDHGATPRDGLGMLVEQAAEAFEIWRKVRPPSAQVLREMRAQFG
- a CDS encoding YqiA/YcfP family alpha/beta fold hydrolase; protein product: MRTTHLLYLHGFRSSPLSTKAKKMAALVQARHPAVRWWCPQLPASPKAALQMIQDEITGWPRQAGYESMAVIGSSLGGFYATAVAERTGCRAVLLNPAVEPARDLAGYIGEQTTWQNPNEHFFFEPHFVDELEAQHAGPLKAPKNYFAVIAKGDEVLDWREMTARYAGARIKLLEGGDHALSDFDAHVPEILDFLALA
- a CDS encoding phosphatidate cytidylyltransferase, which gives rise to MNTFLRNLSPSHQVGLLFVLVFGVLAIISAVAFVMSLKDTHEDDLHTDKLKEFNGLLRTSWLMSTVFWIGWTLGETVATVLFAVVAFFALREFITLSPTRQGDHRSLVLAFFVVLPVQFALVITRRFDLVTVFIPVYVFLAIPVVSALADDPQRFLERNAKLQWGIMVCVYGISHVPALLLLKFPNYDGKNAFLVFFLVFVVQTCMIVEHLVGRKLQRPPSAPNVSKSFNWTSWLIAVVVASLLGGLLAGLTPFKPAQAVAMAFIACVSGSLGHLVMKALKRDRGIPNWGKRGVGVTGASGLLDRVDALCFGAPIFFHSVRWYFGL